In Nonomuraea sp. NBC_00507, the following are encoded in one genomic region:
- a CDS encoding carbohydrate ABC transporter permease, with protein sequence MTVATAPQSPPVTSPPVRGPARRGVLRWLLPLGPALVILALFLAGPILWSVYIAFTNETLTGSASVNSRFVGLANFIKLFGDPTFLNSFFLTFVFVIGSAVIGQNTLGLIIALLQRGRGRVTRSVVNGVVIAAWVVPEVVAAACWFSFLAEEGTLNTVLGIEQEWLYTAPMLAVILANIWRGTAFSMLVYSAALSEVPADLVEAAAVDGAGPGRRLLHITLPLIRRSIMANLMLITLQTLASFGLIYALTGGGPGTASQTTPLYMYEQAFRYFEIGYGSAIALVMLVIGALFSLIYLRLIKVEDA encoded by the coding sequence ATGACAGTCGCCACCGCGCCGCAGTCCCCGCCCGTGACGAGCCCGCCCGTGCGCGGCCCGGCGCGGCGCGGGGTCCTGCGCTGGCTCCTCCCCCTCGGCCCGGCCCTGGTCATCCTGGCCCTGTTCCTGGCCGGGCCCATCCTCTGGAGCGTCTACATCGCGTTCACGAACGAGACGCTCACCGGCTCGGCGTCGGTGAACTCGCGATTCGTGGGCCTGGCCAACTTCATCAAGCTCTTCGGCGACCCGACCTTCCTCAACTCGTTCTTCCTGACGTTCGTCTTCGTCATCGGCTCGGCCGTCATCGGCCAGAACACCCTGGGCCTGATCATCGCCCTGCTCCAGCGCGGCCGCGGCCGGGTGACGCGCAGCGTGGTCAACGGCGTCGTGATCGCCGCCTGGGTGGTGCCGGAGGTCGTGGCGGCGGCCTGCTGGTTCTCGTTCCTGGCCGAGGAGGGCACGCTCAACACGGTGCTCGGCATCGAGCAGGAATGGCTCTACACGGCGCCGATGCTCGCGGTCATCCTGGCCAACATCTGGCGCGGCACGGCGTTCTCGATGCTGGTGTACTCCGCGGCGCTCTCGGAGGTCCCCGCCGACCTGGTGGAGGCCGCCGCGGTGGACGGCGCCGGGCCAGGCCGCCGCCTGCTGCACATCACGCTGCCGCTGATCCGCCGCTCCATCATGGCGAACCTCATGCTGATCACCTTGCAGACCCTGGCCAGTTTCGGCCTCATCTACGCCCTTACCGGCGGCGGCCCGGGGACGGCCAGCCAGACGACGCCGCTGTACATGTACGAGCAGGCGTTCCGCTACTTCGAGATCGGCTACGGCTCCGCGATCGCCCTCGTCATGCTGGTGATCGGAGCCCTGTTCTCGCTGATCTACCTGCGTTTGATCAAGGTGGAGGACGCATGA
- a CDS encoding extracellular solute-binding protein, with protein sequence MKRPLAGSLLLLAVVAGCGADPAQDTSGSKELEVLYRVEPTWPHLEKMLTGAKTQYEAAHPGVKVKLTAVQGTNEAYYTKLALLNRSPDSAPDVYYHDTFQVNADVAAGKLAPLDDYLAKWPDWSSQFPDSVKQAAMGGDGKVYGVPISTDTRGLWYQKDVFAKAGLPVPWEPKTWNDVLTAARTIKQKVPGVIPFAMYSTKIHGEASTMQGFEMLLYGTPGGTLYDETQKKWVAGGKNFTDALTFINTIYREELGPKQADAHNAKLGDKITFEWFPGAELGISLDGAWASSAWKATGTKPWPEWTEKMGWTRMPTQNGEPPGAVSMSGGWVIAMSAYAKNKQEAFDFITVATNKENSTAYSVGTGDLTARKDVAADPKYSEGNPSIKFWTDLASVTHYRPAFEEYPKVSTEVQEAMEAVTTGAQTPEEATAAYVQALPSAVGGPDKVLAR encoded by the coding sequence ATGAAACGTCCGCTGGCCGGTTCCCTCCTGCTCCTCGCGGTCGTCGCCGGCTGCGGCGCCGACCCCGCGCAGGACACCTCCGGCAGCAAGGAACTCGAAGTCCTCTACAGGGTCGAGCCGACGTGGCCGCATCTGGAGAAGATGCTCACCGGCGCGAAGACGCAGTACGAAGCCGCCCACCCCGGCGTCAAGGTCAAGCTGACCGCGGTCCAGGGCACCAATGAGGCCTACTACACCAAGCTGGCCCTGCTCAACCGCTCCCCCGACTCGGCGCCCGACGTCTACTACCACGACACGTTCCAGGTCAACGCGGACGTCGCGGCGGGCAAGCTGGCCCCGCTCGACGACTACCTGGCCAAGTGGCCCGACTGGAGCAGCCAGTTCCCCGACTCGGTCAAGCAGGCCGCCATGGGCGGTGACGGCAAGGTCTACGGCGTTCCGATCAGCACGGACACGCGCGGTCTCTGGTATCAGAAGGACGTTTTCGCCAAGGCCGGGCTGCCGGTCCCGTGGGAGCCGAAGACCTGGAACGACGTGCTGACGGCGGCCCGTACGATCAAGCAGAAGGTCCCCGGCGTCATCCCCTTCGCCATGTACTCCACGAAGATCCACGGCGAGGCGTCGACCATGCAGGGCTTCGAGATGCTCCTGTACGGCACCCCCGGCGGCACCCTCTACGACGAGACGCAGAAGAAGTGGGTGGCCGGCGGCAAGAACTTCACCGACGCGCTGACCTTCATCAACACCATCTACCGCGAGGAACTCGGCCCCAAGCAGGCCGACGCGCACAACGCCAAGCTCGGCGACAAGATCACGTTCGAGTGGTTCCCGGGCGCCGAGCTCGGCATCTCCCTCGACGGCGCCTGGGCGTCCTCCGCGTGGAAGGCGACCGGCACGAAGCCGTGGCCGGAGTGGACGGAGAAGATGGGCTGGACGCGCATGCCGACGCAGAACGGCGAGCCGCCGGGCGCGGTCAGCATGTCGGGCGGCTGGGTGATCGCGATGAGCGCCTACGCCAAGAACAAGCAGGAGGCGTTCGACTTCATCACGGTGGCCACCAACAAGGAGAATTCGACGGCGTACTCGGTCGGCACCGGCGACCTCACCGCCCGCAAGGACGTGGCCGCCGACCCGAAGTACAGCGAGGGCAATCCGAGCATCAAGTTCTGGACCGACCTGGCTTCGGTCACCCACTACCGGCCCGCCTTCGAGGAATACCCGAAGGTGTCCACCGAGGTCCAGGAGGCCATGGAGGCGGTCACGACGGGCGCGCAGACCCCTGAGGAGGCGACGGCCGCGTACGTCCAGGCGCTGCCCTCCGCCGTGGGAGGCCCCGACAAGGTCCTGGCCCGATGA
- a CDS encoding ROK family transcriptional regulator has product MQLGTNLPKIGSYNRAVVLEAVQASDGISRVQIAARTRLTAQTVSVIVRRLLEEGLVVEDGSAPSSGGKPRTILRVDPAAGYAVGVHFDPKEISCVLADLAGRPVARSHLAVRPGLKPEAVIRQMARAARRILREARVPDGKVLGVGLACPGPLDGDGVMVSPPRLPAWEQVPIKKLLREHTRFPVTVDNDATAAAIGERWAGIARTTPSFAYLYLGTGIGGGIFLDNQVYRGRSMNAAEFGHITVEPDGPECHCGNRGCVEAICSPSAIEAAMGGHFSHADICAAAARGQAAAREVIERVAGRLADAAVSVVNMLDIDLLVLGGPALREVGEIYREVIAAATASRALARRLHTVRVETSPIAADAAAIGAASLVFHATYAPRLATTLLGG; this is encoded by the coding sequence ATGCAGCTCGGCACGAACCTGCCCAAGATCGGCAGCTACAACCGGGCCGTGGTGCTGGAGGCCGTCCAGGCCTCCGACGGCATCAGCCGGGTGCAGATCGCGGCCCGCACCCGGCTCACCGCGCAGACGGTCTCCGTGATCGTGCGCAGGTTGCTGGAGGAGGGCCTGGTCGTGGAGGACGGCTCGGCGCCGTCGAGCGGCGGCAAGCCGAGGACGATCCTGCGCGTCGATCCGGCCGCCGGGTACGCGGTCGGCGTGCACTTCGATCCGAAGGAGATCTCGTGCGTGCTCGCCGACCTGGCGGGGCGACCGGTGGCCCGCTCGCACCTGGCCGTGCGGCCGGGGCTCAAGCCGGAGGCGGTCATCCGGCAGATGGCCAGGGCGGCGCGACGGATTCTGCGTGAGGCGAGGGTGCCGGACGGGAAGGTGCTGGGGGTGGGGCTGGCCTGTCCCGGGCCACTGGACGGGGACGGCGTGATGGTGTCACCGCCGCGGCTGCCGGCGTGGGAGCAGGTGCCGATCAAGAAACTGCTGCGGGAGCACACACGGTTCCCGGTGACCGTGGACAACGACGCGACCGCCGCGGCGATCGGGGAGCGGTGGGCCGGGATCGCACGGACCACGCCCAGCTTCGCCTACCTCTATCTGGGGACCGGCATCGGCGGCGGGATCTTCCTGGACAACCAGGTGTATCGGGGGCGGTCGATGAACGCTGCCGAGTTCGGGCACATCACGGTCGAGCCGGACGGGCCCGAGTGCCACTGCGGGAATCGCGGGTGCGTGGAGGCGATCTGCTCACCGAGCGCCATCGAGGCCGCGATGGGGGGACATTTCTCGCATGCCGACATTTGCGCTGCCGCCGCGCGAGGGCAGGCCGCGGCGCGCGAGGTGATCGAACGGGTGGCGGGGCGGCTCGCCGATGCCGCCGTGAGCGTGGTGAACATGCTGGACATCGACCTGCTGGTGCTCGGCGGGCCCGCGCTCAGGGAGGTGGGAGAGATCTACCGGGAGGTGATCGCGGCGGCCACGGCGAGCCGGGCGCTGGCCCGGCGGCTGCACACCGTGCGCGTGGAGACTTCGCCGATCGCCGCGGACGCCGCCGCGATCGGCGCGGCCTCACTGGTCTTCCACGCCACGTACGCGCCCAGGCTGGCGACCACCCTGCTCGGCGGCTGA
- a CDS encoding S8 family peptidase, giving the protein MPRGTGRWRRSTVVVGVLAMIAAPLSVPGAHASAASLPVSGAASDEITLITGDRVRVTAVDSEHSTVTVTPAPRADGSVPTFQVLEADGAVSVIPDDVAALVPERLDSALFDVTELAGQGYGADLPLILDYAGPTPKAAIPAVKQVRTLESIGGAGVTVAAADAPRLGAELTKLARARAAGALAGVSKIWLDRKVKPALEYSVPQIGAPAARAAGYDGAGTTVAVLDTGVDAEHPDLAGRVADRRDFAGANVTDDPHGHGTHVASTVAGAKGVAPGSRLISGRVLDSTGHGLSSWIIDGMEWAAGEQHAQIVNLSLGAREAGGPLTDALSRLTKQHGTLFVVAAGNDGCDQCVGTPGDAPEALTVGAVDREDRLAGFSNRGPIAADQAVKPDVTAPGVGITAAEPGGGHVAMSGTSMAAPHVAGAAALLRQARPGITGGELKSLLMATAAAGREIPVDAQGAGRIDVAAALKSSVVASLGSAHFGRLGTGERKSITVTYRNLGQAPAELDLTSGAAFTVEPAKLTVPPSGTAEATVTVTAAEPGRLRQELTAAVAGGPPVRTLLTGVVEDRRVELRVRGIARDGRVARGGFTVLNLDEGTLVGRVLPGNPAQPCTDQKYGTGTCLLVKPGTYSVLGHVFTMPATQDSTAAGKPLNESLLGDPEMEITENTEVVLDARKAVEVEIETPDHKTKRNTGAAAALMWYRSGEQGTALRGGTTISPGAHIEERLFVQPTRKVTKGVFTVATRWRLKAPDIALTAPGLRLEPQYVDPVQFSDFSTEYPRLDGTRLLMAVDAGRGTAEEIQARDLKGKLAVIRRTDGVPVSAQANAAAAAGAAMVAVYSDRPGADVTTGGNKVKLAVPTVRLTHEEGLRLIERPVPVLAKGVVASPYVYDLYLREKGRVRDRLQYVVRAGELARIETGYHSQLTDDVTVNEARYAFEPWDTLSISTNHPMAKVPRTRVDYVTPDPEVRWTTAATSPERPYNNMWPHPDTPRVSVSSPDFRPYQAGERVSRTVFKQPLLPGVNPRNPLRREGDRLRISMQGFVDAGGNYGEAYTSPYERGLKTSFRLYRDDTLLVQTNHLPSGTATLPAGRSAYRIEYDLANEAEWARMSTRTKAVWTFSSERAAQTTVIPLLLATFDAPVDLKNQATSRRLGVTLSHQEGAEQSAVKSVSLEVSYDDGATWRPARLRDKGDRSYETTLDRSPSGFVSLRLTAADVAGNSLTQEVIRAYAVR; this is encoded by the coding sequence ATGCCGCGTGGGACAGGGCGATGGCGGCGGAGCACCGTGGTGGTGGGCGTCCTGGCCATGATCGCCGCGCCGCTCTCGGTGCCTGGCGCGCACGCGTCCGCCGCGTCGCTTCCGGTTTCCGGCGCGGCGAGCGACGAGATCACGCTGATCACCGGTGACCGGGTGCGGGTGACGGCCGTGGACAGCGAGCACAGCACGGTGACGGTCACCCCGGCGCCGCGGGCCGACGGCTCCGTGCCGACGTTCCAGGTGCTGGAGGCGGACGGCGCGGTGAGCGTCATCCCCGACGACGTGGCCGCCTTGGTGCCGGAGCGGCTCGACAGCGCGCTGTTCGACGTGACGGAGCTGGCCGGGCAGGGGTACGGCGCCGACCTCCCGCTGATCCTGGACTACGCGGGGCCCACGCCCAAGGCCGCGATCCCGGCCGTGAAGCAGGTCCGGACGCTGGAGAGCATCGGCGGCGCGGGCGTCACGGTGGCCGCGGCCGACGCCCCCAGGCTGGGTGCCGAGCTGACGAAACTGGCCCGGGCCCGAGCCGCGGGAGCGCTGGCGGGCGTGTCGAAGATCTGGCTCGACCGCAAGGTCAAGCCGGCGCTGGAATACAGCGTCCCGCAGATCGGCGCTCCCGCGGCGCGGGCCGCCGGGTACGACGGCGCGGGCACGACCGTGGCCGTGCTCGACACCGGCGTGGACGCAGAACACCCCGACCTCGCCGGCCGGGTCGCCGACCGGCGCGACTTCGCCGGCGCGAACGTCACGGACGACCCCCACGGCCACGGCACCCACGTGGCCTCCACGGTCGCGGGCGCCAAGGGCGTCGCGCCCGGCTCGCGACTGATCAGCGGCCGCGTGCTGGACTCCACCGGCCACGGCCTGTCGTCCTGGATCATCGACGGCATGGAATGGGCGGCCGGCGAGCAGCACGCCCAGATCGTCAATCTGAGCCTCGGCGCCCGCGAAGCGGGCGGCCCGCTCACCGACGCGCTCTCGCGGTTGACGAAGCAGCACGGCACGCTGTTCGTCGTGGCGGCCGGCAACGACGGCTGCGACCAGTGCGTGGGCACCCCCGGCGACGCCCCCGAGGCGCTGACGGTCGGCGCGGTGGACCGGGAGGACCGGCTCGCCGGCTTCTCCAACCGCGGCCCCATCGCCGCCGACCAGGCCGTCAAACCGGACGTGACCGCGCCAGGCGTGGGCATCACCGCGGCCGAGCCCGGCGGCGGTCACGTCGCGATGTCCGGCACCTCGATGGCCGCTCCGCATGTCGCGGGCGCCGCCGCGCTGCTGCGCCAAGCCCGTCCTGGTATCACAGGCGGCGAGCTGAAATCCCTGCTCATGGCCACCGCCGCAGCGGGCAGGGAAATCCCGGTCGACGCGCAGGGCGCGGGCCGCATCGACGTGGCCGCCGCGCTCAAGAGCTCCGTCGTGGCCTCGCTCGGCTCGGCCCACTTCGGCCGGCTCGGCACGGGCGAGCGCAAGAGCATCACCGTGACCTACCGCAACCTCGGCCAGGCACCTGCCGAGCTGGACCTGACCAGCGGCGCGGCGTTCACGGTCGAGCCCGCGAAGCTGACCGTCCCCCCGTCGGGGACGGCCGAGGCCACGGTCACGGTCACGGCCGCCGAGCCGGGCCGGCTGCGCCAGGAGCTGACGGCCGCCGTCGCGGGCGGCCCGCCGGTGCGCACCCTGCTGACGGGAGTCGTCGAGGACCGGCGCGTCGAGCTGCGGGTACGCGGCATCGCCAGGGACGGCCGCGTCGCACGCGGCGGCTTCACCGTGCTCAACCTCGACGAGGGCACCCTGGTCGGCCGGGTGCTCCCCGGGAACCCGGCGCAGCCGTGCACCGACCAGAAGTACGGCACCGGCACCTGCCTGCTGGTCAAGCCCGGCACCTACTCCGTGCTCGGCCACGTCTTCACCATGCCGGCCACCCAGGACAGCACCGCCGCCGGCAAGCCGCTCAACGAGAGCCTCCTCGGCGACCCGGAAATGGAGATCACCGAGAACACCGAGGTCGTGCTGGACGCCCGCAAGGCCGTCGAGGTCGAGATCGAGACGCCCGATCACAAGACCAAGCGGAACACCGGCGCGGCCGCCGCCCTCATGTGGTACCGCTCCGGTGAGCAGGGCACCGCGCTACGCGGCGGCACCACGATCTCGCCCGGCGCGCACATCGAGGAGCGGCTGTTCGTCCAGCCCACCAGGAAGGTCACCAAGGGCGTCTTCACCGTCGCCACCCGCTGGCGACTGAAAGCTCCGGACATCGCCCTCACCGCGCCGGGACTTCGCCTGGAGCCGCAGTACGTGGACCCGGTCCAGTTCAGCGACTTCTCCACCGAATACCCGCGCCTGGACGGCACCCGGCTGCTCATGGCCGTGGACGCCGGCCGAGGCACCGCCGAGGAGATCCAAGCCCGCGATCTGAAGGGCAAGCTGGCCGTCATCCGGCGCACCGACGGCGTGCCGGTCTCCGCCCAGGCCAACGCTGCCGCGGCCGCCGGGGCCGCGATGGTGGCGGTCTACAGCGACCGGCCCGGCGCCGACGTCACCACCGGCGGCAACAAGGTCAAACTCGCCGTCCCGACGGTCCGGCTCACCCACGAAGAGGGTCTGCGGCTCATCGAGCGGCCGGTGCCGGTCCTGGCCAAGGGTGTCGTGGCCAGCCCGTACGTGTACGACCTCTACCTGCGGGAGAAGGGCCGAGTTCGCGACCGGCTCCAGTACGTGGTCCGCGCCGGCGAGCTGGCCAGGATCGAGACCGGCTACCACAGCCAGCTCACCGATGACGTGACCGTGAACGAGGCACGGTACGCCTTCGAACCCTGGGACACCCTGTCGATCTCCACCAACCACCCCATGGCCAAGGTGCCGCGTACCCGGGTCGACTACGTCACCCCCGACCCCGAGGTGCGGTGGACGACGGCGGCGACCAGCCCGGAGCGGCCCTACAACAACATGTGGCCGCACCCGGACACCCCGCGCGTCTCGGTCTCCTCGCCCGACTTCCGCCCCTACCAGGCGGGGGAGCGGGTGAGCCGCACGGTGTTCAAGCAGCCCCTGCTGCCGGGCGTCAACCCGCGCAACCCGCTGCGCAGGGAGGGCGACCGGTTGCGGATCTCCATGCAGGGTTTCGTGGACGCAGGCGGCAATTACGGCGAGGCGTACACCAGTCCGTACGAACGCGGCCTGAAGACCAGCTTCCGGCTCTATCGGGACGACACGCTGCTGGTGCAGACGAACCACCTGCCGTCGGGGACGGCGACGCTGCCGGCCGGGCGGTCGGCGTACCGGATCGAGTACGACCTGGCCAACGAGGCCGAGTGGGCCAGGATGTCCACCCGCACCAAGGCCGTCTGGACGTTCAGCTCGGAACGGGCCGCGCAGACCACGGTGATCCCGCTGCTGCTGGCCACGTTCGACGCACCGGTGGACCTGAAGAACCAGGCCACCTCCCGCAGGCTCGGCGTGACCCTCTCCCACCAGGAGGGCGCAGAGCAGAGCGCGGTCAAGAGCGTGTCGCTGGAGGTGTCGTACGACGACGGCGCCACCTGGCGGCCGGCCCGCCTGCGCGACAAGGGCGACCGGAGCTACGAGACCACGCTGGACCGGTCGCCCTCTGGATTCGTCTCACTGCGGCTCACCGCCGCCGACGTCGCAGGCAACTCGCTGACGCAGGAGGTGATCCGCGCCTACGCGGTGCGCTGA
- a CDS encoding ABC transporter ATP-binding protein, protein MSSPLLEIRDLSVAFRTRRQDVTVVKNVSMEIMPGQTVAVVGESGSGKSTTAAAVNRLLPDNGRITSGRVVFEGHDLATASEREMTAIRGAGIGLVPQDPMSNLNPLLRIGDQIAEALEVHGVATGKAARARVLELLDMVGIPDPARRIGQYPHEFSGGMRQRALIAMGLACRPRLLIADEPTSALDVTVQRRILDQLERLTADMGTAVFLITHDLALAAERADVVAVMYQGEIVETGPAARILAEPEHDYTKRLLRAVPSLSSVRVARPETAAEDLVVVDGLRKVFPIRGTGEELTAVDAVSFTIPKGRTVSIVGESGSGKSTTANLLLGLDDATAGSIRFDGTDLAGLGRRELFAFRRRVQPVFQNPYASLDPRYTVEKSIMEPLRVHGVGTAAERRKSAAELLEKVSLPASLGERLPHELSGGQRQRVAIARALALSPELVVLDEAVSALDVIVQAQILELLAELQRELGLSYLFISHDLAVVRMISDAVHVMRDGRIVESGTTDEIFDRPADDYTRELLAAIPGGP, encoded by the coding sequence ATGAGCAGCCCGCTTCTGGAGATCCGCGACCTGTCGGTCGCCTTCCGCACCCGCAGGCAGGACGTCACCGTCGTCAAGAACGTCTCCATGGAGATCATGCCGGGCCAGACGGTCGCGGTGGTCGGCGAGTCGGGATCGGGCAAGTCCACCACGGCCGCCGCGGTCAACCGGCTGCTGCCGGACAACGGCCGCATCACCTCGGGCCGGGTCGTGTTCGAAGGACACGACCTGGCGACGGCGAGCGAGCGGGAGATGACCGCGATCCGCGGCGCCGGCATCGGCCTGGTCCCGCAGGACCCCATGTCCAACCTCAATCCGCTGCTACGCATCGGTGACCAGATCGCCGAGGCCCTGGAGGTGCACGGCGTGGCCACCGGGAAGGCGGCGCGGGCACGCGTGCTGGAGCTGCTGGACATGGTGGGCATCCCCGACCCGGCGCGGCGGATCGGGCAGTACCCGCACGAGTTCTCCGGCGGCATGCGGCAGCGGGCGCTGATCGCCATGGGGCTGGCCTGCCGGCCGCGGCTGCTCATCGCCGACGAGCCGACCTCGGCTCTGGACGTGACCGTGCAGCGGCGCATCCTCGACCAGCTCGAGCGGCTCACCGCGGACATGGGCACGGCCGTGTTCCTCATCACGCACGACCTGGCGCTGGCGGCCGAGCGGGCCGATGTCGTGGCCGTCATGTACCAGGGCGAGATCGTCGAGACCGGGCCGGCGGCGCGGATCCTGGCCGAGCCGGAGCACGACTACACCAAGCGGCTGCTGCGGGCCGTGCCGAGCCTGTCGTCGGTGCGAGTGGCCCGTCCGGAGACGGCGGCGGAGGACCTGGTGGTGGTCGACGGCCTGCGCAAGGTGTTCCCGATCAGGGGCACGGGTGAGGAGCTGACCGCGGTGGACGCGGTCTCGTTCACCATCCCGAAGGGCCGTACCGTGTCGATCGTGGGCGAGTCGGGCTCCGGCAAGTCGACGACCGCGAACCTGCTGCTCGGGCTGGACGACGCCACCGCGGGCAGCATCCGCTTCGACGGCACGGACCTGGCCGGGCTCGGGCGGCGTGAGTTGTTCGCGTTCCGCCGGCGGGTGCAGCCGGTGTTCCAGAACCCGTACGCCTCGCTCGACCCCCGCTACACCGTCGAGAAGTCGATCATGGAGCCGTTGCGCGTGCACGGCGTCGGCACGGCGGCCGAGCGCCGCAAGAGCGCCGCCGAGCTGCTGGAGAAGGTGTCGTTGCCGGCCTCGCTGGGCGAGCGGCTGCCGCACGAGTTGTCCGGCGGCCAGCGCCAGCGGGTGGCCATCGCGCGGGCGCTGGCGCTCTCGCCGGAGCTGGTCGTGCTCGACGAGGCCGTCTCGGCGCTCGACGTGATCGTCCAGGCGCAGATCCTGGAGCTGCTCGCCGAGCTGCAGCGGGAGCTCGGGCTGAGCTACCTGTTCATCAGCCACGACCTGGCCGTGGTACGGATGATCTCCGATGCGGTGCACGTGATGCGCGACGGGCGGATCGTGGAGAGCGGCACGACCGACGAGATCTTCGACCGTCCCGCCGACGACTACACCCGGGAGCTGCTGGCCGCGATCCCGGGCGGGCCCTGA
- a CDS encoding serine hydrolase domain-containing protein: protein MSPDEPPGLVMAARTPWFELTECTGHRTVRVEGGELSGQAAMTLDTYHDLASVTKIVATTTALMRLVSERLVDLDAPLSAYLPRSYEAITVRELLLHRGGLWEWWPLYIQAQPPPPRYRPGRARHYSDLGFILLGRIITAATGLRLDRAVAELVTRPLGLTQTTYARPTGTEVAMSALDDRVEMTMLDTGRPYPVPYRSTDFTRWRREPVLGQVADGNAYYALDGVGGHAGLFSTVPDLLKYCAALSRYEEHDRLWRPEVAREFFAPGPDPEQALGFRRYSLDLAGETVTVLGHPGHVGCAIGFVPGRDVSLVVASNRLLVAGAPTPAEDLWHRLLQATTQRSRTA from the coding sequence ATGAGCCCGGACGAGCCCCCCGGCCTGGTCATGGCCGCGCGCACGCCCTGGTTCGAGCTGACCGAGTGCACCGGGCACCGGACCGTGCGCGTGGAGGGCGGCGAGCTCTCGGGCCAGGCGGCCATGACCCTGGACACCTACCACGACCTGGCCTCCGTCACGAAGATCGTGGCGACCACGACGGCGCTCATGCGCCTGGTGTCGGAGCGGCTGGTGGACCTGGACGCGCCGCTGAGCGCGTACCTGCCGCGGTCGTACGAGGCGATCACCGTGCGGGAGCTGCTCCTGCACCGGGGCGGTTTGTGGGAATGGTGGCCGCTCTACATCCAGGCGCAGCCACCGCCGCCGCGTTACCGGCCCGGCCGCGCGCGGCACTACTCCGACCTCGGCTTCATCCTGCTCGGCCGGATCATCACGGCCGCGACCGGGCTGCGGCTGGACCGGGCGGTGGCCGAGCTCGTCACCCGGCCGCTCGGGCTCACCCAGACCACGTACGCCCGCCCCACGGGCACCGAGGTGGCCATGAGCGCCCTGGACGACCGGGTCGAGATGACCATGCTCGACACCGGAAGGCCGTACCCGGTCCCGTACCGCAGCACCGACTTCACCCGCTGGCGGCGCGAGCCCGTGCTCGGCCAAGTGGCCGACGGCAACGCCTACTACGCGCTCGACGGGGTCGGCGGGCACGCCGGGCTGTTCTCGACCGTGCCCGACCTGCTCAAATACTGCGCCGCGCTGTCCCGGTACGAGGAGCACGACCGGCTGTGGCGGCCCGAGGTCGCCCGGGAGTTCTTCGCCCCGGGGCCGGACCCCGAGCAGGCGCTCGGTTTCCGCCGCTACTCCCTGGACCTGGCGGGCGAGACGGTCACGGTGCTCGGCCACCCCGGCCACGTGGGCTGCGCGATCGGCTTCGTGCCCGGCCGCGACGTCTCCCTGGTCGTGGCGAGCAACCGCCTGCTCGTCGCGGGCGCCCCGACGCCGGCCGAGGACCTCTGGCACCGCCTGCTGCAGGCCACCACGCAACGATCGAGGACCGCATGA